The nucleotide window GCGGCCACGCGGTCGCCGGGTTTCAGGGATGTGGGGCGGGTGGCCTCGGCCGGCGCTTGTTCGACTTCGCCCGCCAGCTCGAGACCCGGCACGAACGGCGGCTTGGGCACGGTGGAGTACACGCCCAGCCGCGCCAGGATATCGGCAAAGTTGATGCCGATAGCCCTTACGCGGATCAGCAGCTGGCCCGCGGCAGGCTTCGGGTCGGGCACTTCGCGCCATTCCATCACTTCCGGCGGCCCGTATCGCCGCACCACCATGGCATGCATGGGTGAACTCCTGGATGCTGGGATGGAAAGGCTGTTCTCCTGTTCTACAGAACCCGCGCCTGGCTTTTCTCCGTGCTCCGCGATTGCGCGCGCGCCCCGCGGATGCGCGACGCCAGCGTGTGGATGACGCTCGAGACGACCGACGGATTCGTGCGCAGCACTTCCCGGAACGCCTTGCCTTTCAGGCAGAGGACGCGAGCGCCCTCCGGACCCGCCAGCACCGTGGCCGCGCGCGGTGCCGAATCCAGCACCGCCAGCTCCTCGATGAAGCCTCCGAATTTCTCGCTGGCGGCCATGCGTTCCTCGCTGCCGTCGCTGTGCATGACCCGTACTTCGCCAGAAAGCAGGATAAAGACTTCGTCCCCCGGCTCTCCTTCCACGCACAAGGGCTGGCCGAACTCGAGCCCCAGCTCGATGCTGGCCCGAGCCAGGCTGGCCAGCTCCGGTGGAGCGAGCGACGAAAATAGCGGGACCGATCGCATCGCGATCATTCGTTCCACCGTCACCAGACCGGTTTGTTCCCGGCTCTCCAGTTGGTGGGCTCGCATCAGCAGGCAGATGGCGGTCTCCGACACTACATCGTACTCGTCGTGCACCATGGTCTTGAGCGTCTCCTCGTCCACGCCCGCGCGTTCCTCCAGGACGTACATCGCGGCCACCCGCACGTAGGGGTCGGCGCTGGTCAGGTGCGAACGCAAGCAGTCCGCCAATCCTGTCCGCGCCGCCGCTCCCTCCGCGGCTTCGCGCCAGGCTTCTCGCAGTCGGGTGGTGACGGCCGAGGCCACGTCCTGGCCCAACGTTTCGGCCGCCGCTTTTCGCGCTTCCTGGTCCCCGCACATCAGTTGATCGCGCAGGGAACGGTCGGACGTCTTTTCCGGATCCCGGCCGAAGGCCAGCAGCAGGCCGTCGGCCGCGTGCGCGCACCTTCGGGAGAGCGCGTCCGCCAGGAAAGCTCCTGCGGCCGAGGGTTCAGCGGCAAGCAAGCCCATGGTGTGCAGTCCGCTCTCGATCACCACCAGCGCTTTGGCCACATGCGGAGCCATGCTTTCTCCCTTGGCCAGCAACTGGCGCAGGACCGCCCCGTGTTCTTCCGGCGTTACGCCGTACTCCTGGCGCAGGTGGCGGATGAAGCTGTCATCCGGCGCGGAGGCGGCTAGCGACATCCGTTCCAGATAGCCCTGCAGCATGCGCGAGTAGGTTTCCAGTTGCAGGCGTTTCTCTGCCGAAACCTGCAGTGCCGGATCGATGATCCGCGCGCGCTCTTCTTCGTCCAGGTCGGCCATGATGCGCTCGTGGTCCGCCTTGCTGATCTGCAACTGGTTGCGCAGCGATTCCAGCCGCTGCACCTCGGCGCGGCTCACAAAGCCGCTGGCTACCGCTTCGCGAACCGCGTCCTTGTAGATCTCCAGCAGGCGCGCGTAGCCGCCGGCGTGCGTCCGCGAGCGGATGGTGTGGATGAGGAAGGCTTCGTGCAGGTCCTTGGGCGGCTCCATGTCCGCCCATTCCCAGCGTCGTATGATCTGTCGTGCCAGCGTCTCTTCCGCATAGGCCTGCTGACGGCGCTTGAAGCGGCGCACCAGGAACAGCGTGGCCGTGACCACCACCAGGATCTGCACTAGGTGCGGCGCTCCCGGAATCAGGCGGATGGTAGGCGCGCCCGCAAAGCTGTAGAAGGTGACGAAGGCCGTGAACGCTGCCACCGTGAACATCAGGTGGCGCACTCCGGCCGCGTCCAGCTCTTCGTTCCGCTCCAGCAAACGCCTGCCCACGTAGCGCTCGATCAGGGAAAACAACCCAAAGCTCAGCAGCGCGCCCAGGGTGAGCGTAAGAAACGCTGCCGCGGCGCGCGGCCAGCTTTCCAGGAAATAGAAGCCCGCAGTCGCTGCGCTGTGTCCCGGCAGGAACGCGCTCCCCGGCACTTCCGGCTCATTCGTCCATCTTCCGCCGAAGTAGTATTCCCAGGTTCCGGACTGCAAGTAGAAATAGAAGTAAAAGGCAAAGACCAGCCCGGGGAAAGCGAAATAGACGAACCGTTTCGGCGCCGACAGGATCTCCTTCCAGTAACCGTTTTCCTGATTGATGTCCGGGCAGGCGGGCTTGCAGGCCGTGCACTTCGCGCACTGGGAGTTGGGCGTCGGCCGCAGTCCGTGCGGCTCGGTGTAGATCTTCTCCACGAACAGCACCGGGCACACGTAGTTGCACCACGTTTTGCCGGTATAGGCCGCGCCGAAAACCAGGGCCGCGAAGGACAGCAACAGCAGGAAGCCGGCCAGCGCCTGTCCGTGACCGTTCGTGGCCACCAGCCGCAGCCAGAGCGAGAGAAAGAAGATGGCGAACGTCACACCGTAGTAGTTCGCCTGCACCCACGGCGATGCGCGACGTTCTCCCGGACTACCCAAGCGCGCGGGAAGCTGGGAAAACCACGCCAGCGGACAGATGCGCCGCCAGCGGTGATAGCCGGCCAGGACGATCAGCAAGGGCAGGGAGGCCAGGACCACCGTCCAGAAGACGCGCCCGGCCAGGTGCGGGGCCAGGAAGCCGAGTACCGGCAGCGCCACGAAGATCGCAAGGGCGAGCCAGCGCACCGGCTCCACCCACGCTTCTCCGGACACCTCGGCCGGTTGCCGGGTCGTTGCTGGTGCTGCGGGTTCACGCATGCGACTCGGCCTCGTCGGCGCCGGGCCTCAATTCTGGGCCGCGGCCTTCTCTTCCTTCGGTTTCTCCTCCGGCGCTTCGACGATGTCGTTCCGGACGTCTTGAATCAGGGCGACGAACTCTTCCTTGTCTTTTCCGCTGACTTTGAACTTGTCCAGCGACAGTTCCAGTTTCTTGATTGTCGAATCCCACTCTGCCGCGGTGATCTTCAGTCCATGGTGCGCGGCCTTCATGTCGCGGCCG belongs to Terriglobales bacterium and includes:
- a CDS encoding cyclic nucleotide-binding domain-containing protein, whose translation is MREPAAPATTRQPAEVSGEAWVEPVRWLALAIFVALPVLGFLAPHLAGRVFWTVVLASLPLLIVLAGYHRWRRICPLAWFSQLPARLGSPGERRASPWVQANYYGVTFAIFFLSLWLRLVATNGHGQALAGFLLLLSFAALVFGAAYTGKTWCNYVCPVLFVEKIYTEPHGLRPTPNSQCAKCTACKPACPDINQENGYWKEILSAPKRFVYFAFPGLVFAFYFYFYLQSGTWEYYFGGRWTNEPEVPGSAFLPGHSAATAGFYFLESWPRAAAAFLTLTLGALLSFGLFSLIERYVGRRLLERNEELDAAGVRHLMFTVAAFTAFVTFYSFAGAPTIRLIPGAPHLVQILVVVTATLFLVRRFKRRQQAYAEETLARQIIRRWEWADMEPPKDLHEAFLIHTIRSRTHAGGYARLLEIYKDAVREAVASGFVSRAEVQRLESLRNQLQISKADHERIMADLDEEERARIIDPALQVSAEKRLQLETYSRMLQGYLERMSLAASAPDDSFIRHLRQEYGVTPEEHGAVLRQLLAKGESMAPHVAKALVVIESGLHTMGLLAAEPSAAGAFLADALSRRCAHAADGLLLAFGRDPEKTSDRSLRDQLMCGDQEARKAAAETLGQDVASAVTTRLREAWREAAEGAAARTGLADCLRSHLTSADPYVRVAAMYVLEERAGVDEETLKTMVHDEYDVVSETAICLLMRAHQLESREQTGLVTVERMIAMRSVPLFSSLAPPELASLARASIELGLEFGQPLCVEGEPGDEVFILLSGEVRVMHSDGSEERMAASEKFGGFIEELAVLDSAPRAATVLAGPEGARVLCLKGKAFREVLRTNPSVVSSVIHTLASRIRGARAQSRSTEKSQARVL